The Nitrospinaceae bacterium genome window below encodes:
- the rpsG gene encoding 30S ribosomal protein S7 — protein MARRREAQKRKVSPDPKYNDILVGRFINNILRQGKKSLAERIFYSALDAVGEKVNDDPIKVFRKAVENAAPLLEVRSRRVGGATYQVPVEVNESRRIALSIRWVIQNARSRAGKSMSEKLTGEIVDAYNNAGGAIKKREEVHRMADANKAFAHYRW, from the coding sequence ATGGCAAGAAGAAGAGAAGCGCAAAAGAGAAAAGTTTCCCCCGATCCCAAGTATAACGATATTCTCGTGGGCCGGTTCATCAATAATATTCTGCGTCAGGGGAAAAAGAGCCTGGCGGAGCGTATATTTTATTCCGCGTTGGATGCGGTTGGGGAAAAGGTCAATGACGATCCGATCAAGGTCTTCAGGAAAGCCGTTGAAAATGCGGCCCCTTTGCTTGAGGTGCGGTCGCGGCGCGTTGGCGGGGCGACTTACCAGGTGCCCGTTGAGGTGAATGAAAGCCGGCGGATTGCGCTCAGCATTCGCTGGGTGATTCAAAATGCCAGATCCCGGGCGGGAAAATCCATGTCCGAAAAGCTCACCGGGGAAATTGTGGATGCTTACAATAACGCCGGAGGCGCGATCAAAAAGAGGGAAGAAGTGCACCGTATGGCAGACGCCAACAAGGCATTCGCGCATTACCGGTGGTAA
- the rplB gene encoding 50S ribosomal protein L2, producing the protein MPIRKLNPRSAGVRFQTISGFDEITKSTPEKSLLVYIPRKGGRNNKGRITAKRRGGGHRKLYRRIDFRRNKDNIEARVAGIEYDPNRSANIALLVYKDGEKRYILSPAKLSVGDIVSSGKDAEVKVGNCLPLENIPEGTLVHNVELRPGKGGQLARTAGNSTQLMAKEGQFATLKLSSGEVRLVEKKCRATIGTVGNADFENISIGKAGRKRWMGIRPRVRAVAMNPVDHPMGGGEGRSSGGRHPCSPWGQIAKGLKTRKVKKESNKYILSKRKKK; encoded by the coding sequence ATGCCCATTAGGAAATTAAATCCACGGTCGGCGGGAGTGCGGTTTCAAACCATTTCCGGGTTTGACGAAATCACCAAGAGCACGCCTGAGAAAAGCCTTCTCGTGTACATCCCCCGAAAGGGCGGCCGCAACAACAAGGGCCGGATCACTGCCAAGCGGCGTGGTGGAGGGCACAGGAAACTTTATCGCCGGATTGATTTTAGGAGGAACAAAGATAATATCGAAGCGCGGGTGGCGGGAATCGAGTACGACCCCAACCGCTCCGCAAATATCGCCTTGCTGGTTTACAAGGACGGGGAGAAGCGCTATATCCTTTCTCCTGCCAAGCTATCGGTTGGAGACATCGTTTCCTCGGGTAAGGATGCTGAGGTCAAGGTGGGCAACTGCCTGCCTCTGGAAAATATCCCGGAGGGAACCCTGGTTCACAATGTGGAGCTGCGGCCCGGAAAAGGCGGCCAGTTGGCGCGCACCGCAGGTAACTCCACCCAGTTGATGGCTAAAGAAGGACAGTTTGCGACACTCAAACTCTCCTCGGGAGAGGTTCGTCTGGTGGAAAAAAAATGCCGCGCGACGATCGGAACGGTTGGAAACGCCGACTTTGAAAATATTTCCATCGGAAAAGCCGGAAGGAAACGCTGGATGGGAATCCGGCCCAGGGTTCGGGCGGTGGCGATGAATCCGGTGGATCACCCGATGGGCGGTGGCGAAGGTCGGTCATCCGGAGGCCGGCATCCTTGTAGTCCCTGGGGGCAGATCGCCAAGGGTTTGAAGACCCGTAAGGTGAAAAAAGAGTCGAACAAATATATTTTGTCTAAACGTAAAAAGAAATAA
- the rpsJ gene encoding 30S ribosomal protein S10 — MNDQKIKIKLKAYDHKLLDWSVSEIVETTRRTGARVVGPIPLPTVKNKWTVLRSPHVDKKSREQFEIRTHKRILEILEPTPQTVDALMKLDLSGGVDIEIKL; from the coding sequence ATGAACGATCAAAAAATCAAGATTAAGCTCAAAGCTTACGACCATAAACTTCTTGACTGGTCAGTGAGCGAAATTGTGGAAACCACCCGGCGCACAGGCGCGAGAGTGGTGGGGCCAATTCCCCTTCCCACGGTGAAAAATAAATGGACCGTACTCAGGTCCCCGCATGTGGATAAAAAATCCCGGGAACAATTCGAGATTCGAACCCACAAGCGGATCTTGGAAATTCTGGAGCCCACGCCGCAAACGGTGGATGCCCTGATGAAGCTGGATTTATCCGGTGGGGTGGATATCGAGATCAAGCTTTAA
- the rpmC gene encoding 50S ribosomal protein L29, whose amino-acid sequence MKASDVRDLSEKERQEKADDLQQEYFNLKFQLATGKIENPSRLRLIRRDIARIRTIQREAQSNANNEEEAKS is encoded by the coding sequence ATGAAAGCATCAGATGTCAGAGACCTCTCTGAAAAAGAGAGGCAGGAAAAAGCGGATGATTTGCAACAGGAGTATTTCAACCTGAAGTTTCAACTGGCGACCGGGAAAATTGAAAACCCGAGCCGGCTGAGACTCATTCGAAGAGATATTGCCCGGATAAGAACCATCCAGAGGGAAGCCCAGAGTAATGCCAATAACGAGGAAGAAGCGAAATCCTGA
- the rplP gene encoding 50S ribosomal protein L16 — MLMPKKVKYRKRHKGRMRGTAYRGGRLSFGSFGLQASECGRITNRQIEAARIAMTRYVKRGGKIWLRIFPDKPVSKKPAETRMGKGKGNPEYWVAVVKPGRVLYEMEGVPEAVAKEAFRLAAHKLPVATRFLTES; from the coding sequence ATGTTGATGCCCAAGAAAGTCAAATACCGCAAGCGGCACAAAGGCCGGATGCGTGGGACTGCGTATCGTGGCGGCAGGTTGAGCTTTGGCTCATTTGGCCTGCAAGCTTCGGAATGCGGCCGGATCACCAACCGGCAAATTGAGGCGGCCCGTATCGCGATGACCCGTTATGTGAAGCGCGGCGGCAAGATTTGGCTCAGAATATTTCCCGACAAACCGGTTTCTAAAAAACCCGCCGAAACCCGCATGGGCAAGGGCAAGGGGAATCCGGAATATTGGGTGGCCGTGGTGAAGCCCGGACGGGTGTTGTATGAGATGGAGGGGGTTCCGGAAGCGGTGGCCAAGGAAGCATTTCGCCTGGCCGCCCACAAGCTGCCGGTGGCCACCCGTTTTCTCACGGAATCATAA
- the rpsS gene encoding 30S ribosomal protein S19, producing the protein MARSLKKGPFVDRHLEKKVEEMNRLNDRKIIKTWSRRSTVTPDFVGHTLAVHNGKKFIPVFVAENMVGHKLGEFSPTRTFRSHGGKTKKAVTK; encoded by the coding sequence ATGGCACGCTCGTTAAAAAAAGGGCCTTTCGTAGACAGGCACCTGGAAAAAAAAGTGGAAGAGATGAACCGGCTGAACGACAGAAAAATCATCAAGACGTGGTCTCGCCGGTCCACAGTAACCCCCGACTTTGTCGGTCACACCCTGGCGGTGCATAACGGGAAAAAGTTCATCCCGGTGTTTGTCGCCGAAAATATGGTGGGCCATAAGCTGGGAGAGTTTTCGCCAACGCGAACCTTTCGATCGCATGGCGGCAAAACTAAAAAAGCCGTCACTAAATAA
- the rplX gene encoding 50S ribosomal protein L24 has translation MNVIPKKSKLKKDDIVQVISGREKGKKGKVLSLLPLENRVLVEKLNMYKRHMKGDGKTRQAGIVEREGKIDISNVLLVCDKCGKGVRVKRKKLEDGKRVRVCVKCDEVMDKV, from the coding sequence ATGAATGTTATTCCAAAAAAATCGAAGCTGAAAAAAGATGATATTGTGCAAGTCATCTCCGGGCGCGAAAAAGGTAAAAAGGGCAAAGTCCTGTCTCTTCTTCCTCTGGAAAACCGGGTGCTCGTCGAAAAGCTGAACATGTACAAACGCCATATGAAAGGCGACGGTAAAACCAGGCAGGCGGGCATCGTGGAGCGCGAAGGAAAAATTGACATTTCCAATGTGCTTCTGGTTTGCGATAAGTGTGGCAAAGGGGTTCGCGTCAAACGCAAAAAACTGGAAGACGGGAAACGCGTCCGCGTGTGTGTTAAATGTGACGAAGTGATGGACAAGGTGTGA
- the rplW gene encoding 50S ribosomal protein L23 translates to MDLYRVIQKPLVTEKSTQLQEDGNWVAFRVNPGANKIQIKKAIEKIFNVSVLQVNTVNVRGKSRRFGRNIGVSKNWKKAMLRLKDGDKIEMFEGV, encoded by the coding sequence ATGGATCTTTATCGCGTTATACAGAAACCCCTGGTGACAGAAAAAAGCACCCAATTGCAGGAAGATGGCAACTGGGTGGCCTTTCGTGTCAATCCGGGCGCAAATAAAATTCAGATCAAAAAAGCAATTGAGAAAATTTTCAATGTCAGCGTGCTTCAAGTGAATACGGTAAACGTCCGCGGTAAAAGCCGTCGATTCGGCAGGAACATCGGCGTGTCGAAAAACTGGAAAAAGGCCATGCTGAGATTGAAAGATGGCGATAAAATCGAAATGTTTGAGGGAGTCTGA
- the rplC gene encoding 50S ribosomal protein L3: protein MKGILGKKVGMTQVFSEKGNCIPVTVIQVDKCVPVLKRTQEKNGYEAVLVAYGERKPKHTNQPMQGFYDKLKSSPARLLAEFRDSDLEDGEIGKPLKVDMFGEGDRVSVIGKSKGRGFAGVMKRHGFGGAPGSHGHAEIFRGGGSIGMHTYPGRVLKGKKMPGRMGGKTVHVQNLKVVRVDSENNVLLIQGAVPGPNGCIVKIIKSERA from the coding sequence ATGAAAGGCATTTTAGGAAAAAAAGTAGGGATGACGCAAGTCTTCTCTGAGAAAGGGAATTGCATTCCGGTGACGGTGATCCAGGTGGATAAATGCGTTCCAGTTCTTAAGAGGACCCAGGAGAAAAATGGCTATGAAGCGGTGCTTGTTGCTTATGGGGAAAGAAAACCCAAGCACACAAACCAACCGATGCAGGGTTTTTATGACAAGCTCAAGTCCTCGCCCGCACGATTGCTCGCGGAATTTAGAGACAGCGATCTGGAGGATGGCGAAATTGGAAAACCCTTGAAGGTGGATATGTTTGGTGAAGGGGACCGGGTCAGCGTCATTGGGAAATCCAAGGGCCGCGGGTTTGCAGGTGTCATGAAGCGCCACGGCTTTGGCGGGGCTCCCGGCTCCCATGGGCATGCGGAAATTTTTCGCGGCGGTGGATCGATTGGTATGCACACCTATCCGGGAAGAGTGTTGAAGGGCAAAAAGATGCCCGGTCGAATGGGAGGAAAAACCGTTCATGTGCAGAACCTCAAGGTGGTGCGCGTGGACAGTGAGAACAATGTCCTTTTGATACAGGGAGCGGTCCCGGGGCCGAACGGTTGTATCGTGAAAATCATTAAGTCTGAAAGAGCCTAG
- the rplE gene encoding 50S ribosomal protein L5 — protein sequence MSNLEINYKEKYRAQIQKDLGLQNVMQVPRLKKIVVNMGLGEALQNAKLIEAGVEQIQMITGQKPVITRAKKAISNFKLREGVPIGVMVTLRGHRMYEFFERFVSFALPRVRDFKGLPPKAFDGRGNYTVGVKEQLIFPEINFDKVEHIKGMNITICTSAKNDEEGRCLLKNLGLPLRK from the coding sequence ATGTCGAATTTAGAAATCAACTATAAAGAAAAGTATCGCGCCCAGATCCAAAAAGACCTGGGGCTGCAAAATGTAATGCAGGTTCCTCGGCTGAAAAAAATCGTCGTCAACATGGGGCTTGGAGAAGCATTGCAAAATGCCAAGCTGATCGAAGCCGGTGTCGAGCAAATCCAAATGATCACCGGCCAAAAACCGGTAATTACGCGCGCGAAGAAAGCCATCTCCAACTTTAAGCTGAGAGAAGGCGTGCCGATCGGCGTCATGGTCACCTTGCGGGGCCATCGAATGTATGAATTTTTTGAGAGGTTCGTGTCGTTTGCGCTTCCCAGAGTACGGGATTTCAAGGGACTTCCTCCAAAAGCGTTTGATGGTCGGGGAAACTATACCGTGGGGGTCAAGGAGCAATTGATTTTTCCGGAAATCAATTTCGACAAGGTAGAGCATATAAAAGGGATGAACATTACCATTTGCACGTCGGCTAAGAACGATGAAGAGGGCAGGTGCCTGTTGAAGAATCTGGGCCTGCCTTTAAGGAAATAA
- the tuf-1 gene encoding elongation factor Tu has translation MAKEKFVRDKPHLNVGTIGHVDHGKTTLTAAITEVLAGKGFAEKIAFDQIDKAPEEKERGITIAIAHVEYNTESRHYAHVDCPGHADYVKNMITGAAQMDGAILVLNASDGPMPQTREHILLARQVGVPKIVVFMNKVDMVDDPELLDLVELEVRELLDKYEFPGDEIPVIRGSALHALENPADEEKTKCIWELMEALDTYFPIPDRPVDKPFLMPIEDIFSISGRGTVATGRVETGIVKVGEEVEIVGFRPTTKTVATGVEMFRKLLDEGRAGENVGILLRGTKRDDIERGQVLAKPGSITPHTKFSAEVYILTKDEGGRHTPFFNGYRPQFYFRTTDVTGVATLPSGVEMVMPGDNVTLEIQLITPVAMAEGLRFAIREGGRTVGAGVVNKILE, from the coding sequence ATGGCAAAAGAAAAATTTGTCCGGGATAAACCTCATTTAAATGTTGGTACCATTGGTCATGTGGATCATGGGAAAACCACCCTGACGGCGGCGATCACTGAGGTATTGGCGGGAAAAGGCTTTGCGGAAAAAATTGCCTTTGACCAGATCGACAAGGCTCCCGAGGAAAAAGAACGCGGCATCACTATTGCCATCGCCCATGTGGAATACAATACGGAAAGCCGGCATTATGCCCATGTGGATTGTCCGGGGCATGCCGACTATGTGAAAAATATGATCACGGGTGCCGCACAAATGGACGGCGCCATTTTGGTTTTAAACGCATCGGACGGGCCAATGCCGCAGACGCGTGAGCACATTCTTTTGGCGCGTCAGGTGGGTGTCCCGAAGATCGTGGTGTTCATGAACAAAGTGGACATGGTCGATGATCCTGAGCTGTTGGATCTGGTAGAGCTGGAAGTTCGGGAATTGTTGGATAAATACGAGTTTCCTGGGGATGAAATCCCTGTGATCCGGGGAAGTGCGCTGCATGCCTTGGAAAATCCCGCCGACGAGGAAAAGACCAAGTGCATCTGGGAGTTGATGGAAGCCTTGGACACCTACTTTCCGATTCCAGATCGCCCGGTAGATAAGCCTTTTTTGATGCCGATCGAAGATATTTTCAGCATTTCGGGCCGCGGAACGGTGGCGACCGGACGTGTGGAAACCGGAATCGTCAAAGTGGGAGAAGAGGTGGAAATTGTTGGGTTTCGTCCCACGACCAAAACGGTGGCGACCGGCGTGGAGATGTTCCGGAAGTTATTGGATGAGGGGCGGGCCGGAGAAAATGTCGGCATCCTGCTGAGAGGAACCAAGCGCGATGATATCGAGCGCGGTCAGGTTCTGGCCAAGCCTGGGAGTATCACTCCGCACACCAAGTTCAGTGCCGAAGTTTATATTTTGACGAAAGATGAAGGCGGGCGGCACACTCCGTTTTTCAACGGGTATCGTCCGCAGTTTTATTTCCGAACCACGGACGTGACCGGTGTCGCGACCCTCCCGTCGGGAGTGGAGATGGTGATGCCGGGGGATAATGTCACACTTGAAATTCAATTGATCACGCCTGTGGCGATGGCAGAGGGGCTTCGTTTCGCTATTCGCGAAGGCGGTCGCACTGTTGGGGCCGGGGTCGTTAACAAGATACTGGAATAA
- a CDS encoding 50S ribosomal protein L22 has translation MEVRAILKHTRTAPRKARLVADMIRGKNVNDAMNTLAFLRKRVAQEFQKLLKSAIANAEENHKVVDVDDLVIKRVNVDEGVTWKRNMPRARGMATMIRKRTSHITVILDEKLVSEE, from the coding sequence ATGGAAGTTAGAGCCATCCTCAAGCACACGCGAACCGCCCCCCGGAAAGCCCGGTTGGTTGCGGATATGATTCGCGGAAAAAATGTGAACGATGCGATGAATACCTTGGCGTTTCTCCGCAAGCGAGTTGCCCAGGAGTTTCAAAAACTGCTGAAGTCGGCCATAGCCAATGCGGAAGAGAATCATAAAGTCGTCGATGTGGATGACCTGGTGATCAAAAGGGTAAATGTCGACGAAGGTGTGACCTGGAAGCGCAACATGCCAAGAGCCCGGGGAATGGCGACGATGATTCGCAAGAGAACAAGCCATATCACCGTAATATTAGACGAAAAACTGGTTTCGGAGGAATAA
- the rplN gene encoding 50S ribosomal protein L14, which translates to MIQLRTVLEVADNSGARVVQCIKVLGGSRRRYARIGDVIVVALKEVEPNGSFKKGEVKKAVVVRTKKEIRRPNGSYIKFDNNAAVLINDTREPLGTRIFGPVARELRARRYMKILSLAPEVL; encoded by the coding sequence ATGATACAACTGAGAACCGTTTTGGAAGTGGCGGATAATTCTGGGGCCCGAGTGGTGCAATGCATCAAGGTTTTAGGCGGGTCGCGTCGGCGTTATGCGAGAATCGGAGACGTGATCGTCGTGGCGTTAAAGGAAGTGGAACCCAACGGCTCCTTTAAAAAAGGAGAGGTTAAAAAAGCCGTTGTGGTACGAACCAAAAAAGAAATCCGCAGGCCAAACGGCAGTTACATCAAGTTCGACAATAACGCCGCGGTTTTGATCAACGATACGCGGGAACCCCTGGGAACAAGAATATTCGGTCCCGTTGCCCGTGAGTTGCGAGCCCGAAGATACATGAAGATTCTTTCCCTGGCCCCGGAGGTTTTGTGA
- the rplD gene encoding 50S ribosomal protein L4, whose translation MPELDLLDANNKKVGTVEASSSVFEAEVKEHLVHQYVVHQLAARRGGNAATKSNKGELHGSGKKPWKQKGTGRARAGNSRSPIWRGGMTVFGPTPRDYGFKMSKKSKKLALKSILTDMVKDQRLAVVDKLTLENPKTSEAVQLLKNLNSSRKTLFLLADKNSNLELGVRNIPNVDVLLVDGLNVYDLAMHEKVFCTPQALKKIEERLA comes from the coding sequence ATGCCGGAACTGGATTTGCTGGACGCGAACAATAAAAAAGTGGGAACCGTTGAGGCTTCCTCCTCAGTATTCGAGGCCGAAGTTAAAGAGCACCTCGTTCACCAGTATGTGGTGCATCAGTTAGCCGCCCGCAGGGGTGGAAACGCCGCAACCAAAAGCAATAAGGGCGAGTTGCACGGCAGCGGTAAGAAGCCCTGGAAGCAGAAGGGAACGGGCCGCGCCCGCGCGGGTAATTCCCGGTCTCCTATCTGGCGGGGCGGGATGACGGTTTTTGGTCCCACACCCAGAGATTACGGGTTTAAAATGTCGAAGAAATCGAAAAAACTTGCCCTCAAATCCATTTTGACCGACATGGTCAAGGATCAGAGGCTGGCAGTGGTGGATAAGCTGACACTGGAAAACCCAAAGACCAGTGAGGCTGTGCAGCTTTTAAAGAATTTGAATTCCTCGCGAAAAACCCTGTTTTTGCTTGCCGATAAAAATTCCAATCTGGAATTAGGAGTCCGCAATATTCCCAACGTGGATGTCCTTTTGGTGGACGGGCTCAACGTTTACGATCTGGCGATGCATGAGAAAGTGTTTTGTACCCCGCAAGCGTTGAAAAAAATTGAGGAGCGATTGGCCTGA
- the fusA2 gene encoding elongation factor G 2 has translation MSKNSQVDKRRNIGIIAHIDAGKTTTTERILYYTGRSHKIGEVHDGTATMDWMEQEQERGITITSAATTCFWDGHQINIIDTPGHVDFTAEVERSLRVLDGAIGVFCAVGGVEPQSETVWRQASKYKVPRIGFVNKMDRSGADFLGCVGQIKDRLNANPVILQLPLGSEEKFIGVIDLVLMKANVYSDEKGKGEIFDEVEIPEEYKEQAEEYREYLMEAVSDIDESIMERFLGGEEVSTEEIYAALRKGALELKFTPIFCGAAFKNKGVQQLLNAVVHYLPSPVEIPAIKAENPNTQEEVVREPDSKEPLSALAFKIMTDPFVGQLAFVRVYSGELKSGSYVYNSTKNQRERVGRLLRMHANKREEVQSVKAGDIAAAVGLKKTFTGDTLCVQDHPVILEAISFPEPVISVAIEPKTKAEQDKLSDCLIKLLQEDPTFNVKVDPETNQTVISGMGELHLEILVDRMRREFSLDVNVSKPQVAYKETITKPVEHNFKYVKQTGGRGQYGHVEILVEPREPGTGFEFVNKIVGGAIPREYIPAVQKGVEEAMSRGVLCGYNVVDVGVTLVDGSYHDVDSSEMAFKICASIAFKEACNKAAPVLLEPIMDVEVVTPEDFMGDVIGNLNSKRGKIKDLSDRAGAKVIRSEVPLSGMFGYSTDLRSATQGRATYSMEFSKYEAIPSAIAEELIAKATGKEKLAV, from the coding sequence ATGAGCAAAAATTCACAGGTGGATAAAAGGCGCAATATTGGGATCATCGCCCACATCGACGCGGGGAAAACCACGACGACAGAGCGGATTCTGTATTATACCGGCCGAAGCCATAAAATTGGGGAAGTGCACGATGGCACGGCAACCATGGACTGGATGGAGCAAGAGCAAGAGCGCGGAATAACCATCACTTCCGCCGCCACCACCTGTTTTTGGGATGGCCACCAGATCAACATTATCGACACTCCCGGCCATGTGGATTTTACCGCGGAGGTGGAGCGTTCCCTGCGTGTTCTTGACGGCGCCATCGGCGTTTTCTGTGCGGTTGGAGGTGTGGAACCGCAGTCGGAAACCGTATGGCGTCAGGCGTCCAAGTATAAGGTTCCCAGAATCGGTTTTGTCAATAAGATGGACCGCTCCGGGGCGGATTTTCTTGGGTGCGTGGGTCAGATTAAAGATCGGTTGAATGCCAACCCTGTCATTTTGCAATTGCCTCTGGGGAGTGAAGAGAAATTTATCGGTGTGATCGACCTGGTCTTGATGAAGGCCAATGTGTATAGCGATGAGAAGGGTAAGGGCGAGATTTTCGATGAGGTTGAGATTCCCGAGGAATATAAGGAGCAGGCCGAAGAGTACAGGGAGTATTTGATGGAGGCGGTTTCCGATATCGATGAATCGATCATGGAGAGGTTTCTTGGTGGAGAGGAAGTCTCGACCGAGGAAATCTATGCGGCCTTGCGTAAGGGGGCCCTGGAGTTGAAATTCACTCCCATTTTTTGTGGAGCGGCCTTCAAGAATAAGGGCGTGCAGCAGCTTCTCAATGCAGTGGTTCATTACCTTCCCTCTCCGGTGGAGATTCCGGCGATCAAGGCAGAGAACCCCAATACCCAGGAAGAGGTGGTGCGGGAGCCGGATTCTAAGGAGCCGCTTTCCGCGTTAGCCTTTAAGATCATGACGGACCCCTTTGTCGGACAGTTGGCGTTTGTTCGCGTGTATTCAGGAGAATTGAAAAGCGGGTCTTATGTTTACAACTCCACGAAAAATCAGAGGGAGCGAGTCGGTCGCCTTCTCAGGATGCACGCAAATAAGAGGGAAGAGGTTCAGTCTGTGAAAGCGGGAGATATTGCCGCCGCAGTGGGGCTGAAAAAAACATTTACGGGGGATACTCTTTGTGTTCAGGATCATCCTGTGATATTGGAAGCCATTTCCTTTCCCGAGCCGGTCATCTCTGTGGCCATCGAGCCCAAAACCAAGGCGGAGCAGGATAAGCTTTCAGATTGTCTCATTAAGCTTCTTCAGGAAGATCCGACCTTCAACGTTAAAGTGGATCCTGAAACCAATCAAACCGTCATTTCCGGAATGGGCGAGTTGCACCTTGAGATTCTGGTGGACAGAATGCGCCGTGAGTTTTCTCTGGACGTGAATGTTTCCAAGCCGCAGGTGGCTTACAAAGAGACCATCACCAAGCCCGTTGAGCACAATTTCAAGTACGTCAAGCAAACCGGTGGACGGGGCCAGTACGGGCATGTGGAAATTCTGGTTGAGCCGAGAGAGCCGGGAACCGGATTTGAATTTGTGAATAAGATTGTTGGTGGCGCGATTCCCAGAGAGTATATCCCCGCCGTTCAAAAGGGGGTTGAGGAGGCGATGAGCCGGGGGGTTCTTTGTGGATACAACGTGGTGGATGTGGGGGTGACCCTGGTTGACGGTTCCTATCACGATGTGGATTCGTCTGAAATGGCATTTAAGATCTGTGCCTCTATCGCTTTCAAGGAGGCGTGCAATAAAGCCGCCCCTGTTTTATTGGAACCCATCATGGATGTGGAAGTTGTGACCCCTGAGGATTTCATGGGGGATGTGATCGGAAACTTGAACTCCAAGCGGGGGAAGATAAAAGATCTGAGTGACAGGGCGGGAGCCAAGGTGATTCGTTCTGAGGTTCCGCTTTCTGGAATGTTCGGGTACTCAACGGATTTGCGGTCGGCCACGCAGGGCCGGGCCACTTATTCCATGGAATTTTCGAAATACGAAGCCATTCCCTCCGCAATTGCGGAAGAATTGATTGCTAAGGCGACCGGCAAGGAAAAATTAGCGGTCTAA
- the rpsC gene encoding 30S ribosomal protein S3: MGQKVHPYGFRLGYNKTWISNWYARKEYSDFLVDDIKLRKYITDSLSHAGISKVEIERSANRVRINIHTARPGIIIGKKGLEVDRLKEELQKVMNGKQVSLNIKEVRRGELDAALIAQNIALQLEKRISFRRAMKKSVVSALRFGAKGIKIRVSGRLGGAEIARSEWYRQGRVPLHTLRADIDYGTASSKTTFGIIGVKVWVYRGDILPEKGDSIPAFAKGKADSEKS, from the coding sequence GTGGGTCAAAAAGTTCATCCCTATGGTTTTCGATTGGGCTACAACAAGACGTGGATATCCAACTGGTATGCCCGAAAGGAGTATTCGGATTTTCTGGTGGACGATATCAAACTCCGAAAATATATCACCGACTCACTCTCGCACGCAGGGATATCGAAAGTGGAAATCGAACGCTCCGCCAACCGGGTGCGCATCAATATCCACACCGCGCGGCCAGGGATCATCATCGGAAAAAAAGGGTTGGAGGTCGACCGTCTTAAGGAAGAACTGCAAAAAGTGATGAATGGCAAGCAGGTCAGCCTCAATATCAAAGAAGTCCGAAGGGGCGAGTTGGATGCGGCCCTCATCGCGCAGAATATTGCTCTGCAACTTGAAAAAAGAATATCATTTCGCCGGGCGATGAAGAAAAGCGTTGTTTCCGCCCTCCGTTTTGGAGCGAAGGGGATAAAGATCCGGGTTTCAGGACGATTGGGGGGTGCGGAGATTGCGAGGAGCGAATGGTATCGTCAGGGCCGGGTGCCTTTGCACACTCTGCGGGCAGACATCGATTACGGAACCGCTTCCTCGAAGACCACCTTTGGGATCATCGGTGTGAAAGTGTGGGTTTACCGCGGGGACATCCTTCCTGAAAAAGGGGATTCGATTCCGGCGTTTGCCAAGGGAAAAGCTGACAGCGAAAAGAGTTGA
- the rpsQ gene encoding 30S ribosomal protein S17, translated as MKSAVNKKTLTGTVVSNKMDKTVVIKVVRRFAHPTFKKVVRTTNKYKVHDEKNECQPGDFISVCETRPLSKEKRWRLTAIIKKATFADQGKAK; from the coding sequence TTGAAGAGCGCGGTCAATAAGAAAACCCTGACGGGAACCGTTGTCAGCAACAAAATGGACAAAACGGTGGTGATCAAAGTGGTGCGCCGGTTTGCTCATCCAACGTTTAAAAAAGTTGTTCGGACAACCAACAAGTATAAAGTTCACGATGAGAAAAATGAGTGTCAGCCCGGTGATTTCATCAGTGTTTGCGAGACCCGGCCGCTTAGCAAGGAAAAGCGCTGGCGTTTGACTGCGATCATTAAAAAAGCCACATTTGCGGATCAAGGAAAAGCGAAATGA